A window of Fictibacillus halophilus contains these coding sequences:
- a CDS encoding deoxynucleoside kinase, which translates to MAGMIGTGKSTYAEFLSEQLGSSIFYESVVDNPILPDYYKNPKRWAFPLQIYFLNTRFKTIREARTSPDNVLDRSLYEDLIFAELNFDSGNMTQLEFDTYKDLLETMMNEIDKTPKSRPDLLVYLDSDFETVLSRIRQRGRSYEQVEENPELFAYYKTLHAKYKEWIKAYDKTPVLLIESDQYNIFDEDDQKKIITLVKNELGRLNSLKQPTLLMHESR; encoded by the coding sequence ATGGCAGGTATGATCGGTACTGGCAAGTCTACATATGCTGAATTTTTGAGCGAGCAGCTTGGAAGCTCTATCTTTTATGAAAGCGTCGTTGACAACCCTATTTTACCCGATTATTACAAAAACCCGAAGCGATGGGCTTTCCCGCTTCAGATTTATTTCTTAAATACACGTTTTAAGACGATACGGGAAGCTCGTACGAGTCCAGATAACGTTCTGGATCGAAGTCTTTATGAAGATTTAATTTTTGCAGAATTGAACTTTGATTCAGGAAACATGACGCAGCTTGAATTTGACACCTATAAAGACCTTCTCGAAACGATGATGAACGAAATCGACAAAACTCCGAAGTCACGTCCTGATTTACTTGTCTATTTAGATAGTGACTTTGAGACCGTACTAAGTCGTATTCGTCAAAGAGGGCGCTCATACGAGCAAGTTGAAGAAAATCCTGAACTTTTTGCTTATTATAAAACGCTTCATGCTAAATACAAGGAATGGATTAAAGCCTATGATAAGACGCCAGTATTGTTGATCGAAAGTGATCAATATAACATTTTTGATGAAGACGATCAGAAAAAAATAATTACACTCGTAAAGAACGAACTGGGACGCCTTAATTCATTAAAGCAACCTACTTTACTTATGCATGAAAGCCGTTAA
- a CDS encoding DsbA family oxidoreductase encodes MTIQIKVYSDFVCPYCYLAETPLLKATEDKDVEIERMPYELRPFPQETLRPEEDYLQRSWQESVQPLSKKMGVDMILPEVTPQPHTFYAHEGLLFAKKHNKEREYAHLVFKSFYQNGEDIGKIDVLQNIAEEIGLDGMAFQQALESREFKEERERLLKEATEDLNITAVPTIIIGERVLKGLHPQANIERALRGAIRDAKFEFCDGDECE; translated from the coding sequence ATGACCATTCAAATAAAAGTATATTCTGATTTTGTTTGTCCATATTGTTACTTAGCTGAAACACCGTTGTTAAAAGCAACTGAAGATAAAGATGTAGAGATTGAAAGGATGCCATACGAACTCCGACCTTTTCCACAAGAAACATTGCGTCCTGAAGAGGATTATCTACAGAGATCGTGGCAGGAGTCTGTCCAGCCTTTATCAAAGAAAATGGGTGTTGATATGATTTTGCCAGAAGTAACTCCTCAACCTCATACTTTCTATGCTCATGAAGGATTATTGTTTGCCAAAAAACACAATAAGGAAAGAGAGTATGCACATCTCGTCTTTAAATCTTTTTACCAAAACGGAGAAGATATCGGAAAGATAGATGTTCTTCAAAACATTGCAGAGGAAATTGGTCTCGACGGTATGGCGTTTCAACAAGCATTGGAATCACGTGAATTTAAAGAAGAAAGAGAAAGGCTTCTAAAAGAGGCCACAGAAGATCTTAACATTACTGCTGTCCCAACTATTATTATTGGTGAGAGAGTATTGAAGGGGCTGCATCCTCAAGCTAATATCGAACGTGCATTAAGAGGCGCTATTAGGGATGCGAAATTTGAATTTTGTGATGGCGACGAATGTGAATAA
- a CDS encoding MDR family MFS transporter: MRDFLKKWHPAVIVIVAGTLFTRAAFFMTMPFLAIYLYNEKGIDPAMVGLIIGISALTGTFGGFFGGYLSDRIGRLPVMTVAIFIWSAVFVGFAVADLVWHFFVLNMLNGLCRSWFEPISRALLADVTTKGNRLHVFNARYFAINVGAAVGPVIGTQLGTSNSTQAFYITAIAYLLYALLIVFTLKGYSKELKGGEERKFSIKSAISVLSRDRVLAFFLIGNTIVMMAQSQMDTTLAQYIGNAPQFENGVKLFAYLVVTNAITVLLLQFPVTNYVRRFQPMNALRFGSFAFSLALLGFGLSTNWVFLVISMVFLTVGEIIVFVMSDVLLDDLAPEHMRGTYFGAMSFRSIGFSAGPWIGGLLLSTFGFEHGFYVFGILTLISLLSLPFFQYGEGIRKTLLKQQSAST; encoded by the coding sequence ATGAGAGATTTTCTTAAAAAGTGGCATCCAGCAGTCATCGTAATTGTTGCTGGAACATTGTTTACGCGAGCGGCATTTTTTATGACTATGCCATTCTTAGCCATTTATTTGTACAATGAAAAAGGAATCGATCCAGCTATGGTTGGATTGATAATTGGAATAAGTGCTCTAACGGGTACGTTCGGTGGTTTCTTTGGGGGCTATCTATCTGATCGGATAGGGAGGCTTCCTGTGATGACAGTTGCTATCTTCATTTGGAGTGCCGTGTTTGTTGGATTTGCTGTAGCAGACCTCGTATGGCATTTCTTTGTGTTAAACATGTTAAACGGACTGTGCCGTTCTTGGTTTGAACCCATTTCTAGAGCATTGCTTGCAGATGTAACGACAAAAGGAAACCGGCTTCATGTTTTCAATGCTCGATATTTTGCAATAAATGTTGGTGCTGCAGTTGGTCCGGTTATAGGAACGCAGCTAGGTACATCAAATTCAACTCAAGCTTTTTACATTACTGCGATCGCTTATCTCTTATATGCATTATTAATTGTATTTACATTAAAAGGGTACTCCAAAGAGTTGAAGGGTGGGGAAGAGAGAAAGTTCTCAATTAAGTCTGCAATTAGTGTGCTTTCAAGAGACAGAGTGCTTGCTTTTTTTCTGATCGGAAATACAATTGTTATGATGGCACAGTCACAAATGGATACAACTCTAGCGCAATATATAGGGAATGCACCTCAGTTCGAGAATGGGGTTAAGCTTTTTGCGTACCTTGTTGTTACAAATGCAATAACTGTCCTGTTACTTCAGTTTCCAGTCACAAACTATGTAAGGCGATTTCAGCCGATGAATGCACTTCGTTTTGGGAGTTTTGCTTTCAGTCTTGCATTGCTTGGATTTGGACTATCAACGAATTGGGTTTTTCTTGTCATAAGTATGGTGTTTTTAACAGTAGGAGAAATTATTGTGTTCGTTATGAGTGATGTGCTTTTAGATGATTTAGCGCCTGAGCATATGAGAGGTACATATTTTGGAGCGATGTCGTTTCGATCGATCGGTTTCAGTGCGGGGCCGTGGATTGGCGGCTTACTTTTAAGTACGTTTGGCTTTGAACATGGATTTTATGTGTTTGGCATTCTAACGCTTATCTCATTACTGTCCTTGCCATTCTTTCAATACGGAGAAGGTATCCGCAAAACGCTCCTAAAACAACAATCTGCTTCAACTTAA
- a CDS encoding VOC family protein has product MITGIEHTGIMVSNMENSIKFYTEVLGLDLLDRFDHTSVPVELAFLGVEGKVLVELIAGYTGPVTNEGKVHHIAFSVKNIEEQYELLQKKDVVMKDKEITELPNGKYFFFYGPDEESLEFFESK; this is encoded by the coding sequence ATGATTACTGGAATTGAACATACTGGAATTATGGTTTCTAACATGGAGAACTCTATCAAATTTTATACCGAGGTACTCGGTTTAGATCTATTAGATCGTTTCGATCATACAAGCGTACCCGTTGAGTTGGCATTCTTAGGGGTAGAAGGAAAAGTTCTTGTTGAGTTGATTGCTGGATATACAGGGCCAGTTACGAATGAGGGGAAGGTCCACCACATTGCGTTTTCTGTAAAGAATATTGAAGAGCAATATGAGTTGTTGCAGAAAAAAGACGTAGTCATGAAAGATAAAGAAATCACAGAGCTTCCAAACGGAAAATACTTCTTCTTTTACGGACCAGATGAAGAATCACTTGAATTTTTTGAGAGTAAATAG
- a CDS encoding toprim domain-containing protein, which yields MTGYIVEGKSDQLRVQSVHPHAHFVILNGISFRHKERRAIEEALILCNEVYVLTDPDEPGDKIALKIMETYPEIKRIHIDPEKARNVRESRYKYGVEYCSNQYLKETLPGI from the coding sequence ATGACCGGATACATTGTTGAAGGCAAAAGTGATCAACTGAGAGTACAAAGTGTTCATCCTCACGCCCATTTTGTCATTTTAAATGGGATTTCATTTCGGCATAAAGAACGAAGAGCAATTGAAGAAGCATTAATTCTTTGTAATGAAGTTTATGTATTAACTGATCCAGATGAGCCTGGTGACAAGATCGCTTTAAAGATCATGGAAACATATCCTGAGATCAAACGAATTCATATTGATCCGGAGAAAGCTAGAAATGTTAGAGAAAGTCGCTACAAGTATGGAGTAGAATACTGTTCAAACCAATATTTAAAAGAGACACTGCCAGGAATCTAA
- a CDS encoding collagen-like protein codes for MYRSFPPFPGQGGGQGGGQGFGPPGGPPGGPPGGGGGGGGGMAPTSAPPSFTPSQAQGFSLQGGGGGGSQPGVYAVDPGAIRPCLYQYVYIWPTWGPGFWAWLTFAGRRSVAGFRWTGNRWIYFGMDTRQISSFYCY; via the coding sequence ATGTATAGAAGTTTTCCACCTTTTCCGGGTCAAGGCGGCGGTCAAGGCGGAGGGCAAGGGTTTGGCCCACCAGGTGGCCCTCCAGGCGGACCTCCAGGAGGCGGAGGTGGCGGTGGCGGTGGAATGGCGCCAACATCAGCACCTCCATCATTTACACCATCCCAAGCGCAAGGTTTTAGTTTGCAAGGTGGAGGTGGCGGAGGAAGTCAGCCAGGAGTCTATGCTGTTGATCCAGGCGCGATCAGACCTTGTTTATACCAATATGTCTATATCTGGCCAACATGGGGACCAGGATTTTGGGCATGGCTTACTTTTGCAGGTAGAAGATCGGTTGCAGGATTTCGCTGGACCGGAAATAGATGGATCTATTTTGGTATGGATACACGCCAAATCAGTTCATTTTATTGTTACTAA
- a CDS encoding NUDIX domain-containing protein has product MHKHKGIYCICLNKKGELLVIEKNGGPYKNRFDLPGGTPIDGESEYETVIREVLEETGYVVKKGMKLGERCYELPWNYKAWTHSQHTAVFFNCLIDISSQAALADIPDQDSRGTRWISTNDLVKDWCSPLVWEAAQYVGTKRIPSDLKMYETWSVLKEPLYPIG; this is encoded by the coding sequence ATGCATAAACACAAAGGAATCTATTGCATTTGTTTGAACAAGAAGGGAGAACTTCTCGTAATTGAAAAAAACGGTGGTCCTTATAAGAATCGATTCGACCTTCCTGGAGGTACACCTATTGATGGTGAATCAGAATACGAAACGGTAATTCGTGAAGTATTAGAAGAAACGGGATATGTGGTGAAGAAAGGAATGAAACTAGGGGAACGCTGTTATGAACTTCCATGGAACTACAAGGCGTGGACGCACTCGCAACATACAGCGGTATTTTTTAATTGTCTTATAGATATTAGTTCTCAAGCGGCTTTAGCAGATATTCCAGATCAAGATTCAAGAGGAACAAGATGGATAAGCACTAATGATCTAGTAAAAGATTGGTGTTCTCCTCTGGTTTGGGAAGCAGCTCAATATGTTGGAACCAAACGCATTCCGTCTGACTTGAAAATGTATGAAACATGGAGCGTCCTTAAAGAACCACTATATCCTATAGGATAA
- a CDS encoding methyl-accepting chemotaxis protein, translated as MNPSFASNLQTNKLVTKMLWGMYFLGLASTYASTKTIDSVMFYGVAGLVIMTILSIWTYRKWAPFAVQYFVVIGLTILTVIMADTNPKISTYLMTYVCLAVITLYHNYLSILLSGISGLLLTNFFFFQYKETMFAGQDPKIIISLNVFLTVITAALVAQARIGQRMHENILIAEKQSEKDKDKLEQLLSKIKDATENLHHFSQSVKDNVTRTGEISSNITYAFTEVAKGVESQAVSVGGMSHSVTSTNDVAKGLFQHSNDMKKLSEQTAIVTKAGENQVIELSSKMKEVSELMQQTNTLMYELNQQSESIEGILTTIEEISSQTNLLALNAAIEAARAGDQGRGFAVVADEVRRLAEDSQHSTKQIGAILGEIRNKAKQAAQFVDGSQGVVTSSLDATEKTADNFSQILANTDQVAAQSSEVQELINQLYESTGYIVGEIHSVSGIAETSSGSVEEVLASVEEQHRCVEQVVESFNKFEALTSELNALVKE; from the coding sequence TTGAATCCATCATTTGCCTCAAATTTACAAACGAATAAACTAGTTACAAAAATGCTGTGGGGTATGTATTTTCTTGGTCTAGCAAGTACGTATGCGAGTACAAAAACCATAGATAGTGTCATGTTTTATGGTGTAGCTGGACTAGTGATCATGACCATACTATCCATTTGGACGTACCGAAAGTGGGCTCCCTTTGCCGTCCAATATTTTGTTGTTATCGGCTTAACGATCCTGACGGTTATAATGGCAGACACGAACCCAAAGATTTCTACCTACCTAATGACCTATGTATGCTTGGCAGTCATCACTTTGTATCATAACTACCTTTCAATCTTACTATCGGGTATTAGTGGATTATTGTTAACTAATTTCTTCTTTTTTCAATATAAAGAAACAATGTTTGCCGGACAAGATCCAAAGATCATAATCTCTCTAAACGTTTTCTTAACCGTAATTACCGCTGCTCTAGTAGCCCAAGCAAGAATTGGACAGCGTATGCACGAAAATATCTTGATTGCTGAAAAACAATCTGAAAAAGATAAAGATAAATTGGAACAATTGTTGAGTAAAATTAAAGATGCAACAGAAAATCTGCATCACTTTAGTCAATCGGTTAAGGATAACGTTACAAGAACAGGTGAAATATCAAGCAACATTACTTATGCTTTTACTGAAGTAGCAAAAGGTGTAGAATCTCAGGCTGTCAGTGTAGGTGGAATGAGCCATTCTGTTACAAGTACCAATGACGTAGCAAAGGGTCTTTTTCAGCACTCTAATGATATGAAAAAACTTTCAGAGCAAACTGCAATCGTTACAAAAGCAGGAGAAAACCAAGTAATAGAACTTTCATCTAAGATGAAAGAAGTGAGTGAGCTGATGCAGCAAACAAACACTCTTATGTATGAATTAAATCAGCAAAGTGAATCAATAGAAGGAATTTTAACGACAATTGAAGAAATCTCTTCCCAAACGAACTTGCTTGCATTGAATGCAGCGATTGAAGCAGCGCGAGCCGGAGATCAGGGCCGAGGGTTTGCTGTTGTTGCAGACGAGGTTCGCCGCCTTGCTGAGGATTCTCAACATTCTACAAAACAGATTGGAGCAATCTTAGGAGAAATCCGTAACAAAGCCAAACAAGCCGCTCAATTTGTAGATGGTTCACAAGGGGTTGTCACATCTAGTCTTGATGCTACTGAGAAAACGGCAGACAATTTTAGTCAAATTTTAGCGAACACCGATCAAGTTGCAGCACAGTCTTCCGAAGTACAAGAATTGATTAATCAACTGTATGAATCTACCGGATATATTGTTGGAGAAATTCATTCTGTTTCTGGAATTGCTGAAACATCAAGTGGTTCTGTTGAAGAAGTTCTTGCATCTGTAGAAGAGCAGCATAGATGTGTAGAACAAGTGGTTGAAAGTTTCAACAAGTTTGAAGCATTAACCTCAGAACTAAATGCACTGGTAAAAGAATAA
- the cspD gene encoding cold-shock protein CspD: protein MQTGKVKWFNAEKGFGFIEVEGGDDVFVHFSAIQSEGFKSLDEGQEVEFEIVDGARGPQAANVTKK from the coding sequence ATGCAAACAGGTAAAGTAAAATGGTTTAACGCTGAAAAAGGTTTTGGATTCATCGAAGTTGAAGGTGGAGACGACGTATTCGTACACTTCTCTGCAATCCAATCAGAAGGATTTAAATCTCTTGACGAAGGTCAAGAAGTAGAGTTTGAAATTGTTGACGGAGCTCGCGGACCACAAGCAGCTAACGTAACTAAAAAATAA
- a CDS encoding late competence development ComFB family protein, whose translation MNVKNAMEILVEEALKNYWGQLQLPCKCEICKADVFAITLNNLPPRYVSNEDGYAFVKAQNFDDQSRVNILNQIVKATGIVATRPSHDLKPSPTIE comes from the coding sequence ATGAATGTAAAAAATGCCATGGAGATTTTAGTAGAAGAAGCATTAAAGAATTATTGGGGACAACTTCAGCTACCTTGCAAATGTGAGATTTGTAAAGCTGATGTCTTTGCGATCACACTTAACAATTTGCCACCTCGTTATGTATCTAATGAAGATGGCTACGCATTTGTCAAAGCACAAAACTTTGATGATCAATCGCGAGTTAACATTTTAAACCAGATTGTAAAAGCGACAGGTATTGTAGCTACTCGACCATCACACGATTTGAAACCATCTCCTACTATCGAATAG
- a CDS encoding GntR family transcriptional regulator produces the protein MKTKHKTNKQQYAYQVIRSRILDGRYPPGHKLVIDQLARELQTSAIPVREAIRLLEADSLISFKPYSGAIVTPFDEQAYLETLSVLAVLEGFATAESSIHFPHEKLEGLRVYTKLMEDALEHLDYSLFSNYNKEFHRLTYNYCRNQFLLEQIHTTWERLGTVRKQGSTMKPLRMKRSVAEHYQLIEMIERREEPKIIEAFARNHKLNTLKAFLEDSQQNSI, from the coding sequence ATGAAGACTAAACACAAAACAAATAAACAGCAGTATGCTTATCAAGTCATCCGTTCTCGTATCTTAGATGGCAGGTATCCGCCAGGTCACAAACTTGTTATTGACCAACTGGCTAGAGAGCTTCAAACAAGTGCTATTCCCGTTCGTGAAGCGATCAGATTGCTTGAAGCGGATTCTTTGATTTCATTTAAGCCCTACTCGGGAGCGATTGTTACCCCCTTCGATGAACAAGCATACTTAGAAACTCTATCCGTTTTAGCCGTATTAGAGGGTTTTGCGACTGCAGAATCATCGATCCACTTTCCTCACGAAAAACTTGAAGGTTTAAGAGTGTATACAAAGCTCATGGAAGATGCACTTGAACATCTTGATTATTCTCTTTTCTCCAACTACAACAAAGAATTTCATAGACTCACATACAACTATTGCAGAAATCAATTTCTATTAGAGCAGATTCATACAACTTGGGAAAGGTTAGGCACTGTTCGTAAGCAGGGATCAACAATGAAACCATTACGTATGAAGCGATCAGTTGCAGAACACTATCAACTAATTGAGATGATTGAAAGAAGAGAGGAACCAAAAATAATAGAGGCATTTGCTAGAAACCATAAGTTAAATACTCTAAAAGCTTTTCTTGAGGATTCCCAACAAAACTCTATTTAA
- the hpaI gene encoding 2,4-dihydroxyhept-2-ene-1,7-dioic acid aldolase — protein MKVEEVKKSLRGSIAPIITPFHEDESLDLETLKSLIDWHIQSGSHGISVTGTTGEPSSLTLKERELVMETAIKAVNKRVPIVPGTGSTNHQESLHLTKLAQEMGADAAMVIVPYYNKPSQHALYKHFKLIADSVDIPLIIYNIPGRTAVNLEVKTLARLNEDCPNIIGVKESNKDFEHINRVLLNCGRDFLLYSGIELLCYPMLAIGGAGYISATANVLPSKVAEVYNAWDSGNVEEALKLHYDLMPLNDVLFKDTNPAPLKAALGMMGKINPKLRLPMDLPADSLQKEIRAVLADYGLVEKIGSEV, from the coding sequence ATGAAAGTAGAAGAAGTAAAGAAATCTCTAAGAGGGTCTATTGCTCCAATCATCACCCCTTTTCATGAAGATGAATCGCTAGATCTTGAAACACTTAAAAGTTTGATAGACTGGCATATCCAGTCAGGAAGTCACGGAATTTCTGTCACCGGGACCACAGGGGAACCGTCATCGCTGACATTAAAAGAACGTGAGCTTGTTATGGAAACAGCGATTAAGGCAGTGAATAAGCGTGTTCCAATCGTTCCAGGAACTGGATCAACCAACCATCAAGAGTCTCTTCATTTAACGAAATTAGCTCAAGAGATGGGAGCAGATGCCGCTATGGTCATTGTCCCATACTACAATAAGCCCTCTCAGCATGCCCTTTACAAGCATTTTAAACTCATCGCAGACTCAGTGGACATTCCACTAATCATTTATAACATCCCAGGAAGAACAGCAGTGAATTTGGAAGTAAAGACACTAGCGCGACTTAACGAAGACTGTCCAAACATTATTGGAGTAAAAGAATCCAATAAAGACTTCGAACACATTAACCGCGTTCTTTTAAATTGTGGACGTGACTTTTTACTTTATTCAGGCATAGAGTTGCTTTGCTATCCAATGCTTGCGATTGGTGGTGCAGGATACATATCTGCAACAGCAAACGTACTTCCTTCAAAAGTGGCAGAAGTATACAACGCTTGGGACTCTGGAAATGTAGAAGAAGCCCTAAAGCTTCACTATGATTTAATGCCTTTAAATGACGTTCTTTTTAAAGATACGAATCCTGCTCCACTAAAAGCTGCATTAGGTATGATGGGCAAGATCAACCCAAAATTAAGATTGCCGATGGACTTGCCGGCAGATTCTTTGCAAAAAGAAATAAGAGCAGTACTTGCTGATTATGGATTAGTAGAAAAAATAGGGAGTGAAGTATAA